Proteins encoded in a region of the Halostella limicola genome:
- a CDS encoding cytochrome C oxidase subunit IV family protein, with product MSKVKLYAIIYVALFVLATVQVLVEFAGLTYWTGFGLIMVLSAVKAVLVAGYYQHLVDEPRSITYMMLAALFVAVVLTSASAYSIV from the coding sequence ATGAGCAAGGTCAAACTGTACGCGATAATCTACGTGGCGCTGTTCGTCCTGGCGACCGTGCAGGTGCTGGTGGAGTTCGCCGGGCTGACGTACTGGACGGGCTTCGGCCTGATCATGGTGCTGTCGGCCGTGAAGGCCGTCCTCGTCGCCGGGTACTACCAGCACCTGGTCGACGAGCCGAGGTCGATAACGTACATGATGCTCGCCGCCCTGTTCGTCGCGGTCGTGCTCACCTCGGCCTCGGCGTACTCGATCGTCTGA
- a CDS encoding DUF7546 family protein, whose translation MSGATAPRLERAVARRDVRLLALAAVAEVLLVAVHFTVRPGEPTTLRYVLYPFVWINVSVWAVAKTTPDPAGPRREAVALVLAVAYAATLATLGGLVGLTGGAEGPLGLRFALRSPGWGPVVAYVSPAFYVTFVPYLVVGYLSLSYLLYAAAVDALAATPLGALGLVACAGCSVPILTTLAGSLAGAAGVAAAYAHSLDLATAAFVATVALLYYRPWTRR comes from the coding sequence ATGAGCGGGGCGACCGCGCCGCGCCTGGAGCGCGCGGTCGCCCGCCGGGACGTGCGCCTGCTCGCGCTCGCCGCGGTCGCGGAGGTCCTGCTCGTCGCCGTCCACTTCACTGTGCGACCGGGCGAGCCGACGACCCTGCGCTACGTGCTGTACCCGTTCGTCTGGATCAACGTCTCCGTCTGGGCAGTGGCGAAGACGACTCCCGACCCCGCTGGCCCCCGGCGCGAAGCGGTCGCCCTCGTCCTCGCCGTGGCGTACGCCGCGACGCTCGCGACTCTCGGCGGCCTCGTCGGCCTGACCGGCGGCGCGGAGGGGCCGCTCGGGCTCCGGTTCGCCCTGCGCTCGCCGGGGTGGGGCCCCGTCGTCGCCTACGTCTCGCCGGCGTTCTACGTCACGTTCGTCCCGTACCTGGTAGTGGGGTACCTGTCGCTGTCGTACCTGCTGTACGCAGCCGCGGTCGACGCGCTCGCCGCCACGCCGCTGGGGGCGCTCGGTCTCGTCGCCTGCGCCGGGTGCAGCGTCCCGATACTGACGACGCTTGCCGGGAGCCTCGCGGGCGCGGCCGGGGTCGCCGCGGCGTACGCGCACTCGCTCGACCTCGCGACGGCCGCGTTCGTCGCGACCGTCGCGCTGCTGTACTACCGGCCGTGGACGCGGCGGTGA
- a CDS encoding alpha/beta fold hydrolase gives MDSSHEELRGVTVSGDPDGRPIVFVHGVTLTGSMWLPQVNRLPDDLRLISFDLPGHGARADETFQFERAVDLLDRVVEREADGEAVVVGLSLGGYLATSYAGRYPDKVDALIISGSSANPTGLLGVVTRVVSAVSRAAAESKLVRKAYAGLWKRLIRQLHISPEEKRAIIDDGFYFERFGEAGRDLAGRDFRAEFSAYPGPALVLNGEKDLLSRRSEDEHAAAAPDTRVEVVADAGHTANLHRPAEYTRSVEQFYREAFPEPTADGDDA, from the coding sequence ATGGACTCGTCCCACGAGGAGCTACGCGGCGTGACGGTGTCGGGTGACCCGGACGGCCGGCCGATCGTGTTCGTTCACGGGGTGACCCTGACCGGGTCGATGTGGCTCCCGCAGGTGAACAGGCTCCCGGACGACCTGCGACTGATCAGCTTCGACCTACCGGGTCACGGGGCGCGCGCGGACGAGACGTTCCAGTTCGAGCGCGCCGTCGACCTGCTCGACCGGGTCGTCGAGCGCGAGGCGGACGGCGAAGCGGTCGTCGTCGGCCTGTCGCTTGGCGGTTACCTCGCGACGAGCTACGCCGGCCGGTACCCGGACAAGGTCGACGCGCTGATCATCTCGGGCAGCAGCGCGAACCCGACGGGACTGCTCGGCGTCGTCACGCGGGTCGTCAGCGCCGTCTCCCGCGCGGCCGCCGAGAGCAAGCTCGTCCGGAAGGCGTACGCGGGCCTGTGGAAGCGGCTGATCCGTCAGCTCCACATCTCTCCCGAGGAGAAGCGCGCGATCATCGACGACGGGTTCTACTTCGAGCGGTTCGGCGAGGCCGGCCGCGACCTCGCCGGGCGGGACTTCCGCGCGGAATTCAGCGCCTACCCCGGCCCGGCGCTCGTCCTCAACGGGGAGAAGGACCTCCTCTCCCGCCGCAGCGAGGACGAGCACGCGGCGGCCGCGCCGGACACCAGGGTCGAGGTCGTCGCCGACGCCGGCCACACCGCCAACCTCCACCGGCCCGCGGAGTACACCAGGTCCGTCGAGCAGTTCTACCGCGAGGCGTTCCCGGAACCGACGGCGGACGGCGACGATGCCTGA
- a CDS encoding phosphohydrolase, with amino-acid sequence MPEITVSEHLYEKLEEAAQDSDMDQALWQMVYLHERGNNPAQ; translated from the coding sequence ATGCCCGAAATCACGGTGTCCGAACACCTGTACGAGAAACTCGAAGAGGCCGCCCAGGACAGCGACATGGACCAGGCGCTGTGGCAGATGGTGTACCTGCACGAGCGCGGCAACAACCCCGCGCAGTAA
- a CDS encoding redox-regulated ATPase YchF: MTYKIGLVGKPSVGKSSFFNAATMNDVPEGAYPFTTIDPSVGEAYVRVDCAAPEFGETCTPETGYCEDGTRFVPVKLVDVAGLIPGAHEGNGLGNQFLTDLNEADVLVHVVDFSGKTDLEGEPTEDHDPREDVDFLENELDMWYLDVLEKGIERYRSGYDGEDSDVEVDLAEQMSAFGTNKDEIKRTILWLNMPLDPDEWDEDDRAALAREIRKRTKPMVIAANKMDTPEAQANYEEIANDPEYDHLTFVPTSAHAEKALKTASEQGAVDYRPGDDEFEVVGDLGDEQAAGLEQIREYVAAFGGTGVQRTLETALFDELGGVAVFPGSSNGVVTDDGTVLRDCFILPEGSTAEDFAYHLHSDIGDGFLHAIDCRSERQIGADQELENRDVVEIVSTNQ; encoded by the coding sequence ATGACCTACAAGATCGGCCTGGTGGGGAAGCCATCGGTCGGCAAGTCGAGCTTCTTCAACGCGGCGACGATGAACGACGTACCGGAGGGCGCGTACCCGTTCACGACCATCGACCCGAGCGTCGGCGAGGCGTACGTCCGCGTCGACTGCGCGGCTCCGGAGTTCGGCGAGACCTGTACACCCGAGACTGGCTACTGCGAGGACGGCACGCGGTTCGTCCCGGTCAAGCTCGTCGACGTGGCCGGACTGATCCCCGGCGCACACGAGGGCAACGGGCTCGGCAACCAGTTCCTCACGGATCTGAACGAGGCGGACGTGCTGGTCCACGTCGTCGACTTCTCCGGGAAGACGGACCTCGAAGGCGAGCCGACGGAGGACCACGACCCGCGGGAGGACGTCGACTTCCTGGAGAACGAACTCGACATGTGGTACCTCGACGTGCTGGAGAAGGGCATCGAGCGCTACCGCTCGGGCTACGACGGCGAGGACTCGGACGTCGAGGTCGACCTCGCGGAGCAGATGAGCGCGTTCGGGACGAACAAAGACGAGATCAAGCGGACGATCCTCTGGCTAAACATGCCGCTTGACCCGGACGAGTGGGACGAGGACGACCGCGCGGCGCTGGCTCGCGAGATCCGCAAGCGCACGAAGCCGATGGTGATCGCCGCGAACAAGATGGACACGCCCGAGGCGCAGGCCAACTACGAGGAGATAGCGAACGACCCCGAGTACGACCACCTGACGTTCGTGCCGACGAGCGCCCACGCCGAGAAGGCGCTGAAGACGGCGTCGGAGCAGGGCGCCGTCGACTACCGGCCGGGCGACGACGAGTTCGAGGTCGTCGGCGACCTCGGCGACGAACAGGCGGCGGGACTGGAGCAGATCCGCGAGTACGTCGCCGCGTTTGGCGGCACGGGGGTCCAGCGGACCCTCGAAACCGCGCTGTTCGACGAGCTGGGCGGCGTCGCCGTGTTCCCCGGGTCGTCGAACGGCGTCGTCACCGACGACGGGACGGTGCTGCGCGACTGCTTCATCCTCCCGGAGGGGTCGACCGCGGAGGACTTCGCCTACCACCTGCACTCGGACATCGGGGACGGCTTCCTGCACGCCATCGACTGTCGGTCCGAGCGCCAGATCGGCGCGGACCAAGAACTAGAGAACCGCGACGTCGTCGAAATCGTGTCGACCAACCAGTGA
- a CDS encoding NAD(P)/FAD-dependent oxidoreductase, with protein MDRQPAYEVAVIGGGPAGLTAALYATRLGHRTALITREGGRHELVDSVHNLIGVSEETSGAELAAVAAAQLEEYGTDYYEDSVTALGRADDDRFRIEATHADLLAERVVLATGFSDNAPRVPDLQRFTGHGLHYCLHCDAYTLADAPVFVLGHDEEAAHVAMTLLNFTGEVDLILNGERPTWGDDTATQVETHPVEVLSRSVNSAFAESESTEAWIGGLEFADGTEREYVGGFAVYGREYNAALAEDLGCELNDDGSVAVDEDFETSVDGVYAVGDVTHGQNQTPVAVGDGARAGIAVHHDLRRFPLSAEECADRDPGDLSAPAVADDLRARMRRHRSRDDYAGMTPDGS; from the coding sequence ATGGACCGACAGCCGGCCTACGAGGTAGCCGTGATCGGCGGGGGACCGGCCGGGCTGACCGCCGCCCTGTACGCCACCCGACTGGGGCACCGGACGGCGCTCATCACCAGGGAGGGCGGCCGCCACGAGCTCGTCGACTCCGTCCACAACCTTATCGGCGTCTCGGAGGAGACGTCCGGCGCCGAACTGGCCGCGGTCGCCGCCGCCCAGCTGGAGGAGTACGGGACGGACTACTACGAGGACTCGGTCACCGCCCTCGGGCGCGCGGACGACGACCGCTTTCGGATCGAGGCGACCCACGCGGACCTGCTCGCCGAGCGGGTCGTGCTGGCGACCGGCTTCTCCGACAACGCCCCGCGGGTCCCCGACCTCCAGCGGTTCACCGGGCACGGCCTGCACTACTGCCTGCACTGCGACGCCTACACGCTCGCGGACGCCCCGGTGTTCGTCCTCGGGCACGACGAGGAGGCAGCCCACGTGGCGATGACGCTGCTCAACTTCACCGGGGAGGTGGACCTGATACTGAACGGGGAGCGACCGACGTGGGGCGACGACACGGCGACGCAGGTCGAGACCCACCCGGTCGAGGTGCTCTCACGGTCCGTCAACTCGGCGTTCGCAGAGAGCGAGAGCACGGAGGCGTGGATCGGCGGGCTGGAGTTCGCCGACGGCACCGAGCGCGAGTACGTCGGCGGGTTCGCCGTCTACGGCCGGGAGTACAACGCTGCGCTCGCCGAGGACCTGGGCTGCGAGCTCAACGACGACGGCTCCGTCGCGGTGGACGAGGACTTCGAGACCAGCGTCGACGGCGTCTACGCGGTCGGCGACGTGACCCACGGGCAGAACCAGACGCCGGTCGCCGTCGGCGACGGCGCGCGGGCGGGCATCGCCGTGCACCACGACCTCCGGCGGTTCCCGCTGTCGGCCGAGGAGTGCGCGGACCGCGACCCGGGCGACCTGAGCGCCCCCGCCGTCGCCGACGACCTGCGGGCGCGGATGCGCCGCCACCGCTCGCGCGACGACTACGCCGGCATGACGCCGGACGGCTCCTGA